The genomic DNA GCGCTGGTGGGCGCGCAGCGCTGCGCGGCTGCGGCAGCTCTTACCACAGCTGGGGCAGGGCGCTGCCTGGGCGCCCGGCAGGTGCGTGCGCAGGTGCTTGAGCAGGTGCTGCTTCTGGCGGAAGCCGCGGCCGCAGTGCGGGCAGGGGTGCGGGCGCTCGCCGGTGTGGTTGCGCAGGTGCCGCGTCAGGTTGGGCTTCTGGCTGAAGCAGCGGCCGCACTCTGGGCACGCATAGGGCCGCTCCCCCGTGTGGATGCGCTGGTGGATGTTCAGTGACGACCACCAGGTGAAGCTCTTGCCACATTCGTTGCAAATGAACTGGCGCGGCTCGCCCGGCCCTGAGGGGCGGGAGACCGCAGTCCCGGCCCCGGGCTGGCCCCACCAGCCCTGGCAGAGTCCTAGCCAGGCCCACTCGGGGCGCCCCCGCGGCGGCCCAGGCCGCAGGCGACAGGCCCGGTGCGACGCCGCATCCCGGAGCAGCTCGTGCAGGCCGGCGCGAGTACCCTGGCGGTCCCGGGCATGCGCGCGCTGGTGGATGCGGAGGCCCACCTGGTGGCGGAAGCAGCGCTCGCACTCGGGGCACGAGTGGGTGGCGGGCCGGGAGTGGGTTTTCTGGTGCTTGAGCAGGTGCTGCTTCTGGCTGAAGCGCCGCGCGCACTCGGGGCAGCAGAAGGGCCGCTCGCCCGTGTGGTGCCGCTGGTGGCGCGCCAGGTTTGGCTTCTGGCTGAAGCTCTTGCCGCACTTGCCGCAGAGGTACGGCTTCTCCCCGGTGTGGGTGCGCTGGTGGATCTTCAGGGACGACCACCAGCTGAACCTCTTCCCGCAGTCCAGGCACACGAAATGACCCTCACTGGCGGAAAGCGCGGGGCTCAGAGGGCCAGAGGCTGCCCCGGGAGCCCGGCCTGCCAGCCCCGCATCCTGCTCAGCCGGAGGGGCCCACCTGGGACTCCCAGACTCCTCCTGTGCCCCTAGGGCTCGAGACCACCCCAAGGTCTGGCGTGGAGGGAGGCCCGGGTGCTGCTGGAAGATGTTCTCCTTGTCCTTCTCCGCAAGCATGGCCTGCGGCACCAGCGTCTGCAGCAGCCACTCCGGCTTCTCCTGCTTGACCTTCATCACCAGCCCGGCTCCTGCCAGAGGCAAGCGGGAGAGAGGTCACCACTGCTCTGCGTGCTTGTCGGATGGAGAGAAGGGGCAAGAGAGAGGGACGGGGTGCAGGAGGGCAGTGAAGGGATGAAAAGCGGGCACGACTAAAGGCAGAAGGAAGATTTTTAAACGAACAGAAGAAAACGGggtcaagagaagaaaaaagggtaGGGCAGGCAGAAAGGACAAGGGCAGGTTAAGATATGgaaagaagtgaaggagaaaaatacaagaaagaaacCATAAGTGAATCACTCGGCTGCCGAGGCCACAGGATCCCCAAGGCACAGGCTGCTCTGCCTTCTCCACCCTGAGGCCCAGGAGATGCAGAGGTTGAAGAAACCAATCCAGTGCAATTCGCTGGCCCAGTGGACAGCTGcgaaatatacaattctttttataAGAGCATCAGCGTGCTGGGAGCTTTCTAAGTAAAGGCATGCCCAGTCCCTCAGCGGTCAGAGAGACCAACCCCTGGGTCACTGCAGCACCGTCTGTATTGGTGGGGTCCCTGCTCCAAGGCAGAAACCATGGTGGCAGAACACTTCACCCGCTGGGATCTTGGCTGTTTGGCAACTCAGCTTCCTTCAACAAAATCAAGGACAAGAAAGTAGGCGGGAAAGGCCACAGCACCCAAAAGAGGTGTTGCCTCGCCTAACCCACTTTACTCATGATCGTCCCAcacccactgctcccagcccacaCCTTGTGCCATACACAAGTCTACAGAGGCACTTTGTTTTCCCAGCTCACAGAATAGAAGCCATAATAGAAACCATCTGCCACAGACACTAAAGAAtgcatactgtgtgattccatttatgtgaagaGGAGAAGCTGGCAAAACGAACCCATGAGTTAGAAGTCAGGATAATGGCCCTATTACAGGGGCACTGTGGGTGGAAGGCAGCATGGGGTCCAAGGTTCTGCTCATGTTTCCATTGATGTGGGTGCTGGTTACAGGAGAATGTTTGCTGTGTAAGAATTTATAGTTTATGATCTATGCACCTTTCCAAAAACGTTTACACGTAATAAAAAGTAGGTGGAATAAAATAGCTgtgaacaaagaaaagagaaaaatctttaaacaGATGTCGACGTtacaaacacaacaaaataaacccaggaagaagaagaagagtacTAACGAAGATAAAAACAGATTATAGATAAGGGACATGTAGCTGCAAAAAGGATTCTGAAAATCCCCAAATACTGTACATGGACTTTATATACATAAAGTTGAAaacttatataaaatagaaaattttgcataaaatgtaaattaaaactgaCCCAAGAATAGGTAGAAAATCTGACTACATTAACaactaaaagaaatgagaagaacaTCTTGGTCTACCTCAAAAATGAGTGACAGGCTATATAACTGTATGAACAGGTGCCACTAAAACCTCAAGGGAAGGACTATTTCCACCTTATATACGCAATTGCAGTGAATAGGAGCAAAGGGAAAGAGAAGTCTACAAGGTTAGCATAACTCCAATTTCAAA from Callithrix jacchus isolate 240 chromosome 11, calJac240_pri, whole genome shotgun sequence includes the following:
- the ZNF775 gene encoding zinc finger protein 775, which encodes MESGLAGDGTGAGLVMKVKQEKPEWLLQTLVPQAMLAEKDKENIFQQHPGLPPRQTLGWSRALGAQEESGSPRWAPPAEQDAGLAGRAPGAASGPLSPALSASEGHFVCLDCGKRFSWWSSLKIHQRTHTGEKPYLCGKCGKSFSQKPNLARHQRHHTGERPFCCPECARRFSQKQHLLKHQKTHSRPATHSCPECERCFRHQVGLRIHQRAHARDRQGTRAGLHELLRDAASHRACRLRPGPPRGRPEWAWLGLCQGWWGQPGAGTAVSRPSGPGEPRQFICNECGKSFTWWSSLNIHQRIHTGERPYACPECGRCFSQKPNLTRHLRNHTGERPHPCPHCGRGFRQKQHLLKHLRTHLPGAQAAPCPSCGKSCRSRAALRAHQRAHATAQPAVPAGEMGDQPQAEVIPGLATQPRSPQRPPGARDALWGRGRAALAGPGEPRQFICNECGKSFSWWSALTIHQRIHTGERPYPCPECGRRFSQKPNLTRHRRNHTGERPYLCPACGRGFSQKQHLVKHQRVHRAAPAPSAKEEAR